The following proteins come from a genomic window of Oricola thermophila:
- a CDS encoding glycosyltransferase, which produces MVTFLFFTRNDSAALAHSLVPLVHDAVEGHVSEVVVADSGSTDSTADLADAAGCRMVQLPETSLRDVVAGARADWIVVLEPGARLAEGWHNAVMDHVMRPESAAACFRPARKGGWFARIFRSVAARRGPLARGLVIARAQALANLSANARSGEDLIRGLALKVLDAEIEPAPKD; this is translated from the coding sequence ATGGTAACCTTCCTGTTTTTCACGAGAAATGACTCCGCGGCACTGGCGCACTCTCTGGTTCCGCTCGTGCACGATGCGGTCGAGGGCCATGTTTCGGAGGTTGTGGTGGCCGATAGTGGTTCGACCGACTCGACGGCCGATCTCGCGGATGCGGCGGGCTGCCGTATGGTGCAACTGCCGGAAACCTCGCTGCGTGACGTGGTGGCAGGTGCCCGAGCGGACTGGATCGTCGTTCTGGAACCGGGCGCGCGTCTGGCGGAAGGGTGGCACAATGCGGTGATGGACCACGTCATGCGGCCGGAAAGTGCGGCCGCATGTTTCAGGCCGGCGAGGAAGGGCGGATGGTTCGCGCGCATCTTCCGTTCGGTGGCGGCGCGGCGAGGCCCGCTGGCGCGGGGACTGGTCATCGCGAGGGCACAGGCGCTTGCCAATCTTTCCGCTAATGCGCGGTCCGGCGAGGACTTGATTCGCGGCCTGGCCCTGAAGGTCCTGGATGCCGAAATCGAACCGGCGCCGAAAGACTAG
- a CDS encoding ribonuclease HII → MTATNASPDSLLPLDGIDEPGFPDFRFEEHYWKQGLRHVAGVDEAGRGPLAGPVVAAAVILSPDRVPSGLNDSKKLTARKRERLHGEIMDAALAVSVASLSAESIDAGNILRASLEAMRRAIAALAIRAECALVDGRDVPPGLTLAAPPRAIIRGDGRSLSIAAASVVAKVTRDRMMAGLGPHHPQYGLERHMGYGSKAHREAIGIHGGIRRVHRFTFAPLK, encoded by the coding sequence ATGACCGCCACGAATGCGTCCCCCGATTCTCTTCTCCCCCTCGACGGGATCGACGAACCCGGTTTTCCGGATTTCCGTTTCGAGGAGCATTACTGGAAGCAGGGCCTGCGCCATGTGGCAGGCGTCGACGAAGCCGGACGCGGACCGCTCGCCGGCCCGGTCGTCGCGGCCGCGGTGATTCTTTCTCCCGACCGGGTGCCATCCGGACTCAACGATTCCAAGAAACTTACCGCGCGCAAGCGGGAAAGACTCCATGGAGAAATCATGGATGCAGCGCTGGCTGTTTCCGTAGCGAGCCTGTCGGCAGAGTCGATCGATGCCGGGAACATCCTTCGAGCCAGCCTGGAAGCCATGCGCCGCGCGATCGCCGCGCTGGCCATACGCGCGGAGTGTGCCCTTGTCGACGGCCGGGACGTGCCGCCAGGCCTGACCCTGGCAGCCCCGCCACGCGCGATCATACGCGGCGACGGCCGATCGCTTTCCATCGCCGCGGCATCGGTCGTCGCCAAGGTCACACGCGACAGGATGATGGCCGGACTCGGACCGCATCACCCCCAGTACGGTCTTGAAAGGCACATGGGTTACGGCTCGAAGGCGCACCGAGAGGCAATCGGTATCCACGGAGGTATCAGGCGGGTCCACCGTTTCACCTTCGCGCCGCTGAAATAA
- a CDS encoding polyprenyl synthetase family protein translates to MGVVIPLGESKKEPAGIEKLIGLVAGGMERVNELILAKAGSDVEMIPEVANHLISSGGKRLRPMITLAAAEMFDYHGEGHVKLATSVEFMHTATLLHDDVVDESDMRRSKPTARMIWGNQASVLVGDFLLGQAFRMMVEVGSLDALEVLSAAASVIAEGEVMQLAAAKNLETTEDEYLAVIKAKTAALFSAAAEVGPIIAGAAKSDRAALRSYGLNLGLAFQLVDDALDYGGNAKDLGKNTGDDFREGKITLPVVLAYRRGTDAERAFWKSSLENGENDDTALENARGLMLKYGALPDTIQRARHFGEIARDALAPLKPSPQKDALLDVVEFCISRIN, encoded by the coding sequence TTGGGCGTCGTCATACCGCTTGGTGAGAGCAAGAAGGAACCAGCCGGCATCGAGAAGCTGATCGGCCTCGTCGCTGGCGGCATGGAGCGGGTCAACGAGCTGATCCTGGCCAAGGCCGGATCCGACGTGGAAATGATCCCGGAAGTCGCCAATCACCTGATCTCCTCGGGCGGGAAGAGGCTTCGGCCGATGATCACGCTCGCAGCCGCAGAGATGTTCGACTATCACGGCGAGGGCCACGTCAAGTTGGCCACAAGCGTGGAGTTCATGCATACGGCCACCCTGCTGCACGACGACGTGGTGGACGAGAGCGACATGCGCCGTTCCAAGCCGACGGCACGAATGATCTGGGGCAACCAGGCCAGCGTGCTGGTCGGCGATTTCCTGCTCGGCCAGGCATTCAGGATGATGGTTGAGGTGGGCTCTCTCGATGCGCTGGAAGTGCTGTCCGCCGCCGCCTCGGTGATCGCCGAGGGCGAGGTGATGCAGCTGGCCGCTGCAAAGAACCTGGAGACCACGGAAGACGAGTATCTTGCCGTCATCAAGGCCAAGACCGCGGCGCTGTTCTCGGCGGCAGCCGAGGTCGGCCCGATCATCGCCGGCGCGGCGAAGTCCGACCGCGCGGCACTGCGCTCCTACGGCCTCAATCTCGGCCTCGCCTTCCAGCTGGTCGACGATGCGTTGGACTATGGTGGCAATGCCAAGGATCTCGGCAAGAACACCGGCGACGATTTCCGGGAGGGCAAGATCACCCTGCCCGTCGTGCTGGCATACAGACGCGGAACCGACGCGGAACGCGCATTCTGGAAGAGCAGCCTCGAGAACGGCGAGAACGACGACACCGCGCTCGAAAACGCCCGGGGCCTGATGCTGAAATACGGCGCCCTGCCCGACACGATCCAGCGGGCGCGGCATTTCGGCGAGATCGCCCGCGACGCGCTGGCACCGCTGAAGCCGTCGCCGCAAAAGGATGCCCTGCTGGACGTCGTGGAGTTCTGCATCTCGCGAATAAACTGA
- a CDS encoding tRNA1(Val) (adenine(37)-N6)-methyltransferase, translated as MRGPTVSGVETTVDAFHRGSFHLVQPAGGAHRSGVDATILAAGVPDGFCGTLADLGAGAGAAAFSVLDRCPGASAVLYEISPLMAACARAGLVLEGNAHLRARAEVIEADVALDGKAREAAGFPRDRYDWVIANPPFNDPRDRTTPKAEKAGAHVMEPDLLARWIKTACAIARPGAGLTLIARPQSLVEILQSMKGRYGAVTVLPVHPRLSRPAIRIVVTGIKGSRRQMEIASPLFLHDEDGGNRYSARADAITNGRAVLGI; from the coding sequence ATGCGCGGGCCGACCGTTTCCGGCGTCGAGACGACAGTCGATGCCTTCCATCGCGGGTCCTTCCATCTCGTCCAGCCGGCCGGCGGTGCGCATCGCTCCGGTGTCGATGCCACAATCCTCGCCGCCGGCGTGCCTGACGGCTTTTGTGGCACGCTTGCCGATCTCGGCGCCGGGGCCGGCGCCGCGGCCTTTTCCGTGCTCGATCGCTGTCCCGGGGCCAGTGCCGTTCTCTACGAGATTTCTCCGCTGATGGCTGCCTGTGCCCGCGCCGGCCTTGTGCTTGAAGGGAACGCGCATCTGCGCGCACGCGCCGAGGTGATCGAGGCCGATGTCGCTCTCGATGGCAAGGCGCGGGAGGCGGCGGGATTTCCGCGCGATCGCTATGACTGGGTGATTGCCAATCCGCCGTTCAACGATCCGCGCGACCGCACCACGCCCAAGGCCGAGAAGGCCGGCGCCCATGTGATGGAGCCGGACCTGTTGGCCCGCTGGATCAAGACGGCCTGCGCCATCGCGCGCCCCGGTGCCGGCCTGACGCTGATCGCGCGGCCCCAATCGCTTGTCGAAATCCTTCAGTCGATGAAGGGGCGTTACGGCGCGGTCACCGTTCTGCCGGTCCACCCGCGCCTGTCGAGGCCGGCGATCCGCATTGTCGTTACCGGCATCAAGGGGTCGCGCAGGCAGATGGAGATCGCATCGCCCCTGTTCCTGCATGACGAGGACGGCGGCAACCGCTACAGCGCCCGCGCCGACGCGATCACCAACGGGCGTGCGGTTCTGGGGATATAG
- a CDS encoding F0F1 ATP synthase subunit B, with protein sequence MGDATFWAFVALVIFLGIVVYLKVPGMIAKALDERADRIRNELEEARKLREEAQALLAEYQKKRKEAEKEAADIVESAKREAEAITAEAKQKTDEYVVRRTAMAEQKIAQAEADAMEQVRNSAVDMAVAAATTIIGKKVSGKTATDLFKKSLDEVKARMN encoded by the coding sequence ATGGGTGACGCAACGTTCTGGGCATTCGTAGCCCTCGTCATCTTCCTCGGCATCGTTGTTTACCTGAAGGTGCCGGGCATGATCGCCAAGGCGCTTGATGAGCGTGCCGACCGGATCCGCAACGAGCTGGAAGAGGCACGCAAGCTGCGCGAGGAAGCGCAGGCACTGCTGGCCGAGTACCAGAAGAAGCGCAAGGAAGCCGAGAAGGAAGCCGCCGATATCGTCGAGTCGGCCAAGCGCGAGGCCGAAGCGATCACTGCCGAGGCAAAGCAGAAGACCGACGAATATGTCGTTCGTCGCACCGCGATGGCGGAGCAGAAGATAGCCCAGGCCGAGGCCGATGCGATGGAGCAGGTGCGCAATTCGGCCGTCGACATGGCCGTGGCCGCGGCGACGACGATCATTGGAAAGAAGGTTTCGGGCAAGACCGCGACGGACCTGTTCAAGAAGTCGCTGGACGAGGTCAAGGCGCGGATGAACTGA
- the moaB gene encoding molybdenum cofactor biosynthesis protein B — translation MNRIDESRPFIPVRIAVLTVSDTRSEADDRSGATLAARIEEAGHVLVERAIVTDDRDAIVNRVSDWAYRADVEVIITTGGTGFTGRDVTPEALEPLFEKRMDGFSALFHRVSYDKIGTSTIQSRATAGLMHQTFVFVLPGSPGACKDAWDGILKPQLDYRHMPCNFVEIMPRLDEHLRRGGGKSA, via the coding sequence ATGAACCGTATCGACGAAAGCCGCCCGTTCATTCCGGTCCGCATTGCCGTGCTGACCGTTTCCGACACGCGCTCGGAAGCCGACGACCGGTCCGGCGCGACCCTGGCCGCGCGCATCGAGGAGGCCGGCCACGTTCTCGTCGAGCGCGCCATCGTTACCGATGACAGGGACGCCATCGTCAACCGGGTTTCGGACTGGGCCTATCGCGCGGATGTGGAAGTCATCATTACAACGGGCGGCACCGGCTTCACCGGTCGTGACGTGACGCCGGAAGCGCTCGAACCGCTGTTCGAGAAGCGCATGGACGGCTTCTCCGCCCTGTTCCACCGCGTTTCCTACGACAAGATCGGCACGTCCACCATCCAGTCCCGCGCCACCGCGGGGCTGATGCACCAAACCTTCGTCTTCGTGCTTCCGGGCTCGCCCGGGGCCTGCAAGGACGCCTGGGACGGCATCCTGAAGCCGCAGCTCGACTACCGGCACATGCCATGCAATTTCGTCGAGATCATGCCCCGGCTCGACGAGCATCTCAGACGCGGCGGCGGAAAGTCCGCCTAG
- a CDS encoding PA0069 family radical SAM protein yields MDVIDAADKAAFGSPADSGAEHANVLIGRSGLREHEHRTRGRASAINPSGRFETLSRSVFDDGWNSFEELPPFKTEVQVEHARTIITRNTSPDISFDRSINPYRGCEHGCVYCFARPTHAYMGLSAGIDFEAKLFAKPDAAKLLEKEITRPGYQVRSIAIGTNTDPYQPIEREWRIMRSILEVLERHNHPVGIVTKSHLVTRDADILARMAEKGLVKVALSVTTMDRKLARTMEPRASTPSRRLEAIRILSDAGIPTSGMIAPVIPGLNDHEIEKLLDAVAGMGAREAGYVLLRLPLEVAPVFKEWLLRHYPERYRHVVSLIRSMRGGKDYDAEWGKRMRGTGPYAWQIARRFELTAKRLGLNTRRLKLRTDLFEAPKPESEQLSLL; encoded by the coding sequence ATGGACGTGATCGACGCGGCGGACAAGGCAGCCTTCGGAAGCCCGGCGGACAGCGGCGCCGAACATGCCAATGTCCTGATCGGCCGGTCCGGCCTGCGCGAGCACGAGCATCGCACCCGGGGGCGCGCCAGCGCGATTAATCCGAGCGGACGGTTCGAGACGCTGTCGCGCAGCGTGTTCGACGACGGCTGGAATTCGTTCGAGGAACTGCCTCCCTTCAAGACCGAGGTACAAGTCGAACATGCGCGAACGATCATCACCAGGAACACGTCGCCGGACATATCGTTCGACCGGTCGATCAATCCCTACCGGGGCTGCGAACACGGCTGCGTCTACTGCTTCGCGCGGCCGACCCATGCCTATATGGGCCTGTCGGCGGGCATCGACTTCGAGGCGAAGCTGTTCGCCAAGCCTGATGCGGCGAAATTGCTGGAAAAGGAGATCACGAGGCCTGGCTACCAGGTGCGATCCATCGCGATCGGCACCAATACCGACCCGTACCAGCCGATCGAACGGGAATGGAGGATCATGCGATCGATCCTGGAGGTGCTGGAACGGCACAACCACCCTGTGGGAATCGTCACAAAGTCGCATCTCGTGACGCGCGATGCCGACATCCTGGCCCGAATGGCCGAGAAGGGCCTGGTCAAGGTGGCGCTGTCGGTAACGACCATGGACAGGAAGCTGGCGCGCACCATGGAACCACGCGCCTCCACCCCGTCGCGAAGGCTGGAGGCCATCCGCATCCTTTCGGACGCGGGCATACCGACCTCCGGCATGATCGCGCCGGTCATTCCCGGTCTCAACGACCACGAGATCGAGAAACTGCTTGATGCGGTGGCGGGGATGGGTGCGCGCGAGGCTGGCTACGTGCTGCTGCGGCTTCCGCTGGAGGTGGCGCCGGTGTTCAAGGAATGGCTGCTGCGCCACTATCCGGAACGCTACCGGCATGTGGTGTCGCTGATCCGCTCCATGCGCGGCGGCAAGGACTACGACGCCGAATGGGGCAAGAGAATGCGTGGCACCGGACCCTATGCCTGGCAGATCGCCCGTCGCTTCGAACTGACGGCGAAGAGGCTCGGCCTCAACACCAGGCGGCTTAAGCTGCGCACCGACCTGTTCGAGGCGCCGAAACCGGAGAGCGAGCAACTCAGTCTCCTGTAG
- a CDS encoding F0F1 ATP synthase subunit A codes for MANDPIHQFQISKIIPIENVGGLDLSFTNASLFMVLTVAATSGFLYLTTANRGLVPGRLQSISEMAYEFVASMLRDAAGTQGLRFFPLVFSLFMFVLIANLFGMFPYFFTVTSSIIVTFALAMLVIGTVVIYGFMKHGLKFLGLFVPEGVPGILVPLVVAIEVISFLSRPISLSVRLFANMLAGHITLKVFAGFVTSLTAMGALGIGGAILPLAMTVALTGLEFLVAFLQAYVFAVLTCMYLNDALHPSH; via the coding sequence GTGGCAAACGATCCGATCCACCAGTTTCAGATCTCCAAGATCATTCCGATTGAAAATGTCGGCGGTCTCGATCTCTCCTTCACCAACGCGTCGCTGTTCATGGTCCTGACGGTGGCCGCGACCTCCGGCTTCCTGTACCTGACGACGGCCAATCGCGGTCTCGTTCCGGGGCGGTTGCAGTCGATATCCGAGATGGCCTACGAGTTCGTCGCCTCGATGTTGCGCGACGCGGCGGGAACGCAGGGCTTGCGCTTCTTCCCGTTGGTCTTCTCGCTGTTCATGTTCGTGCTGATCGCCAACCTGTTCGGCATGTTCCCCTATTTCTTCACCGTGACATCCTCCATCATCGTCACCTTCGCGCTGGCGATGCTGGTGATCGGCACGGTTGTTATCTACGGCTTCATGAAGCACGGCCTGAAGTTCCTCGGCCTGTTCGTGCCCGAGGGCGTGCCCGGAATCCTCGTTCCGCTGGTCGTGGCCATCGAGGTGATCTCGTTCCTGTCGCGTCCGATCAGTCTTTCGGTTCGTCTTTTCGCCAACATGCTGGCCGGGCACATCACGTTGAAGGTCTTTGCCGGCTTCGTCACTTCGCTGACGGCGATGGGGGCGCTGGGTATCGGCGGCGCGATTTTGCCGCTGGCCATGACCGTTGCTCTGACCGGTCTGGAGTTCCTCGTGGCCTTCCTGCAAGCCTACGTTTTCGCGGTGCTCACCTGCATGTATCTCAACGACGCATTGCATCCGAGCCACTGA
- a CDS encoding F0F1 ATP synthase subunit C, with translation MEAEAAKFIGAGIACLGMGGAGIGLGTIFGNYLSGALRNPSAADGQFGRLIFGFAVTEALGIFSLLVALLLLFAV, from the coding sequence ATGGAAGCGGAAGCAGCAAAGTTCATCGGTGCAGGTATCGCGTGCCTTGGCATGGGTGGCGCGGGCATCGGCCTCGGCACGATCTTCGGCAACTACCTGTCGGGCGCCCTGCGCAACCCGTCGGCTGCCGACGGCCAGTTCGGCCGCCTGATCTTCGGCTTCGCCGTGACGGAAGCCTTGGGCATCTTCTCCCTGCTCGTCGCGCTCCTGCTGCTCTTCGCAGTCTGA
- a CDS encoding F0F1 ATP synthase subunit B, with protein sequence MFVTQAIAEEAAHAAADAAHGAADAAHGGGAFPPFDSSTFASQLFWLVLSFGFLYWFMSRVIVPRIGSILETRQDRIAQDLDKAHELKAEADAAIAAYEQELAEAKASANEIGTKARDAAKAAAEAERQKVEKKLAKKLEEAEARITAVRDKAMSDVGTIAGETTEAIVKQLIGGTVAKGDIAKALEAAKGQGE encoded by the coding sequence ATGTTCGTAACCCAAGCAATTGCCGAAGAAGCCGCCCACGCAGCGGCGGACGCGGCCCACGGCGCGGCCGACGCCGCCCATGGCGGCGGAGCGTTTCCGCCGTTCGATTCATCGACATTCGCTTCGCAGCTGTTCTGGCTCGTGCTGTCGTTCGGGTTCCTCTACTGGTTCATGTCCCGGGTTATCGTGCCGCGCATCGGTTCGATCCTCGAAACCCGTCAGGACCGGATCGCCCAGGATCTCGACAAGGCGCATGAGCTGAAGGCCGAGGCCGATGCCGCGATCGCTGCCTACGAGCAGGAACTTGCCGAGGCAAAGGCATCCGCCAACGAGATCGGCACCAAGGCGCGTGACGCCGCCAAGGCAGCCGCCGAGGCCGAGCGCCAGAAGGTCGAGAAGAAGCTTGCCAAGAAGCTCGAGGAAGCCGAGGCCCGTATCACGGCGGTTCGCGACAAGGCCATGTCCGATGTCGGCACCATTGCCGGCGAGACGACCGAGGCCATCGTCAAGCAACTGATTGGCGGCACGGTTGCCAAGGGCGACATCGCCAAGGCACTGGAAGCGGCCAAGGGCCAGGGAGAGTAG
- a CDS encoding tetratricopeptide repeat protein: protein MNRIFVFSALVAAGLAALPAAAERAPEEALVSAHSLAGAFLAAETARAENDFDAAVRYYTDALSFDPDNAAIQQELLIALVTNGQFDEALPLAEKLKKDPQIERVSRLVLGIDAIRARRYMQADSALILAIETDLERLLTGVMRAWAQFGAGETDNALALLDGLDGPDWYGLFVSYHGALIADAAGRKAEAAERYDNAVNDTTGASASPQTYLRLAESYAGFLARNGDTDAAREIIARALAIAPANPPLLALADAGDKLAAKALKIADPAAGASEILLNIGSAINRDGAEGFAALYLEMARVLAPGNAQIQFELGGIAERLGDPQRAIDFYDRIPDTSPLGRLAHLQKGLNLADMDRNEEAKEILAAAIEEDPGEYRGYLALGGVHASLKEYEEAAALYERAIANIDTNEPMYWPLYYRMGIAYERTKQWDKAEAAFKRALELSPDQPDVLNYLGYSWIDMNINLEEGLDMIRKAVEMRPRDGYIVDSLGWAYYRLGRFEDAVAELEKATDLRPTDAIIIDHLGDAYWRVGRRLEATYQWAQALDMEIEPEEAARIKAKLAASNTPGMEPEIAVSQVDDGADSKTAASPDDADGG, encoded by the coding sequence ATGAACCGGATTTTTGTCTTTTCTGCTCTAGTCGCCGCCGGGCTGGCCGCCCTGCCCGCCGCGGCGGAACGCGCGCCGGAAGAAGCGCTCGTGTCCGCACATTCGCTGGCCGGCGCGTTCCTGGCCGCCGAGACCGCCCGGGCGGAAAACGACTTCGACGCCGCGGTGCGCTACTACACCGACGCGCTCAGCTTCGATCCGGACAATGCCGCCATCCAGCAGGAACTGCTGATCGCACTGGTCACGAACGGCCAGTTCGACGAGGCCCTGCCGCTCGCCGAGAAACTCAAGAAGGATCCGCAGATCGAACGCGTCTCGCGGCTGGTGCTCGGCATCGACGCAATCCGCGCGCGGCGCTACATGCAGGCCGACAGCGCACTGATACTCGCGATAGAGACCGACCTGGAGCGCCTGCTGACGGGGGTCATGCGCGCATGGGCGCAGTTCGGCGCCGGCGAAACCGACAATGCGCTCGCCCTGCTCGACGGGCTGGACGGCCCGGACTGGTACGGCCTTTTCGTCAGCTATCATGGCGCGTTGATCGCGGATGCCGCCGGACGCAAGGCGGAAGCCGCCGAACGCTACGACAACGCCGTCAACGACACGACCGGCGCCAGCGCATCGCCGCAGACCTATCTGCGGCTTGCCGAATCCTATGCGGGCTTCCTGGCTCGCAACGGCGATACGGATGCCGCCAGGGAGATCATAGCGCGGGCGCTGGCGATCGCGCCGGCCAATCCGCCGCTGCTGGCTCTCGCCGATGCGGGCGACAAGCTTGCGGCCAAGGCGCTCAAGATCGCGGATCCCGCGGCAGGCGCGTCGGAAATCCTGCTCAACATCGGCTCCGCCATCAACCGCGACGGGGCGGAGGGGTTCGCGGCACTCTACCTGGAAATGGCGCGGGTGCTGGCGCCCGGAAACGCGCAGATCCAGTTCGAGCTGGGCGGCATCGCGGAACGGCTCGGTGATCCGCAGCGCGCCATCGACTTCTACGACCGCATTCCCGACACCTCCCCGCTCGGCCGGCTCGCCCACCTGCAGAAGGGCCTCAACCTGGCCGACATGGATCGCAACGAGGAAGCCAAGGAAATCCTCGCCGCTGCAATCGAGGAAGATCCCGGCGAGTACCGCGGCTATCTCGCCCTCGGCGGCGTCCATGCCTCGCTGAAGGAGTACGAGGAAGCCGCAGCATTGTATGAGCGGGCCATCGCCAACATCGACACGAACGAACCGATGTACTGGCCGCTCTACTACCGCATGGGCATCGCCTACGAGCGCACCAAGCAATGGGACAAGGCGGAAGCGGCGTTCAAGCGGGCGCTGGAACTTTCGCCCGACCAGCCGGACGTTCTCAACTATCTCGGCTATTCCTGGATCGACATGAACATCAATCTCGAGGAAGGCCTCGACATGATCCGCAAGGCGGTCGAGATGCGCCCGCGTGACGGGTATATCGTCGATTCCCTGGGTTGGGCCTACTATCGTCTGGGCCGGTTCGAGGACGCCGTCGCGGAGCTGGAGAAGGCGACCGACCTTAGGCCGACCGACGCGATCATCATCGACCACCTCGGCGACGCCTACTGGCGCGTCGGCCGCAGGCTGGAGGCGACCTACCAATGGGCGCAGGCGCTCGACATGGAAATCGAGCCGGAGGAAGCCGCCCGGATCAAGGCCAAGCTTGCCGCATCGAACACGCCGGGCATGGAGCCGGAAATCGCGGTCAGTCAGGTAGATGACGGTGCCGACTCAAAGACGGCCGCATCACCGGACGACGCGGATGGCGGCTGA
- a CDS encoding 4-(cytidine 5'-diphospho)-2-C-methyl-D-erythritol kinase, translating to MSAAQWFAAPAKINLALHVTGRRRDGYHRIETIAVFADIGDRIGISAAGVDSFHIEGPEASALAGEAPTQNLVVRARDLMRDVLNEHDIPAPPAAIVLDKQLPAGSGIGGGSADAAATLAGLMLHWQADAAAQAIRERAVSLGADVPMCLASRPLVASGAGEEIRPLSGMPSLALVLANPRRHVSTPAVFAALEKRDNPPLPADGMTGLRSAGDWAAWLSRNTRNDLQASSARLTPEIEDCLAALETTAPLLARMSGSGATCFGIYDDMNAARAAAKDLLHRRPDWWITATETGATP from the coding sequence ATGTCCGCTGCACAATGGTTCGCTGCGCCGGCCAAGATCAACCTGGCACTGCATGTGACCGGACGGCGCCGCGACGGCTACCATCGTATCGAAACCATCGCCGTCTTCGCCGATATCGGAGACCGGATCGGCATTTCCGCGGCCGGGGTCGACAGTTTCCATATCGAGGGTCCCGAAGCCTCAGCCCTGGCGGGCGAGGCCCCCACGCAGAACCTCGTCGTCCGCGCGCGCGACCTGATGCGCGACGTGCTGAACGAACACGATATACCTGCCCCTCCCGCGGCCATCGTCCTCGACAAGCAGCTGCCCGCCGGATCCGGCATCGGCGGAGGTTCGGCCGACGCGGCGGCGACACTGGCCGGCCTGATGCTGCACTGGCAGGCTGATGCGGCGGCGCAGGCAATCCGCGAGCGGGCCGTGTCGCTCGGTGCCGACGTGCCCATGTGCCTCGCCTCCCGGCCGCTCGTAGCGTCCGGTGCCGGCGAGGAAATCCGCCCGCTTTCCGGCATGCCGTCGCTTGCGCTGGTACTCGCCAATCCCCGCCGGCACGTTTCAACGCCGGCCGTATTCGCCGCACTTGAGAAAAGGGACAATCCGCCCCTGCCGGCCGACGGAATGACCGGTTTGCGTTCCGCCGGCGATTGGGCCGCATGGCTCTCGAGGAACACGCGCAACGACCTGCAGGCATCATCCGCGCGCCTGACGCCGGAGATCGAGGACTGCCTCGCCGCGCTTGAAACAACGGCTCCCTTGCTGGCGCGCATGTCCGGCTCCGGCGCGACCTGCTTCGGCATCTACGACGACATGAACGCGGCCAGGGCCGCGGCAAAGGACCTCTTGCACCGGAGGCCCGATTGGTGGATCACGGCCACGGAGACGGGAGCGACGCCATAG
- a CDS encoding AtpZ/AtpI family protein produces MARDKAPETPHGTGNAENGGSGGVGDLEDRRKALDAALSARAAETGAGTRDRKTGGGAGFANALRLSSEFVAGVLVGAGIGYLFDRLAGTSPWGMIVFLLLGFVAGVLNVLRSAGLVAAPETRTRSGTSPDENED; encoded by the coding sequence ATGGCACGCGATAAGGCGCCTGAAACGCCGCACGGGACTGGCAACGCGGAAAATGGCGGATCGGGCGGGGTCGGCGATCTCGAGGATCGGCGCAAGGCGCTCGATGCGGCGCTGTCCGCCAGGGCGGCGGAAACGGGCGCGGGGACGCGGGATCGCAAGACGGGCGGCGGCGCCGGTTTCGCCAATGCCCTGCGGCTGTCGAGCGAATTTGTCGCCGGCGTGCTCGTGGGGGCGGGAATCGGGTATCTGTTCGATCGCCTGGCCGGAACGTCGCCTTGGGGCATGATCGTGTTTCTGCTCCTCGGGTTCGTCGCCGGCGTACTGAATGTCCTGCGCTCCGCCGGTCTCGTGGCGGCGCCCGAGACGAGAACACGGTCCGGCACGTCGCCGGATGAAAACGAGGACTAG
- a CDS encoding DUF2007 domain-containing protein, producing MEELLRTNDPVTVSFVETLMREAGIAVLVADQNMSVMDGSIGVLPRRILVEAGRIDEARRIVRDAGLEKELKD from the coding sequence ATGGAAGAGCTTCTGCGAACAAACGATCCCGTCACGGTCTCATTCGTCGAGACGCTGATGCGCGAGGCGGGCATTGCCGTGCTCGTCGCGGACCAGAACATGTCCGTGATGGATGGCTCGATCGGAGTCCTTCCGCGCCGCATCCTCGTCGAGGCCGGCCGGATCGACGAGGCGCGGCGGATCGTTCGCGATGCCGGGCTGGAAAAAGAGCTGAAAGACTGA